One Pseudodesulfovibrio alkaliphilus DNA segment encodes these proteins:
- a CDS encoding N-acetyl sugar amidotransferase — translation MRKTMSNTIRYCTKCVMPETKPDLWFDEDGVCAACKYFDERDEIDWEARKKELETIVEQYRSKDGSNYDCVIPCSGGKDSTFQTLTMLDMGLNPLCVTATTDRLSDIGRRNIENIKNLGVDYIEVTTNPVIRRKINKLCLEQVGDISWPEHLTIFTIPVRIAVQMNIPLIVWGENSQNENGGPATDAENPNLTRRWLEEFGGLLGLRVTDLVDQEGIEKKHLIPYTYPSDEELARVGVTGIFLGYYKPWDGLANALVAAAHGFESNPTIVEGSIVNYENLDNQQMRIHDYFKFLKYGYSRPTDWACWHIRRGRLSREQGLKLVKKHEGKFPWKYLGCDLATILDEIGMTLDEFKAVCDRFTNKKIFKVDRRGNLVRDGQGDLIRLNDDNV, via the coding sequence ATGAGAAAGACCATGTCAAACACCATCCGCTATTGCACCAAATGTGTTATGCCTGAAACCAAACCGGATCTGTGGTTTGACGAGGACGGCGTCTGTGCAGCCTGCAAATACTTCGACGAACGGGACGAAATCGACTGGGAAGCCAGAAAGAAAGAGCTGGAGACCATAGTCGAACAATACCGCTCCAAAGACGGCAGCAACTACGACTGCGTAATCCCGTGCAGTGGCGGCAAGGACTCCACCTTCCAGACCCTGACCATGCTGGACATGGGGCTCAACCCCCTGTGTGTCACAGCCACCACTGACCGCCTCTCGGACATTGGCCGCCGCAATATCGAAAATATTAAGAACCTCGGGGTCGACTACATCGAGGTGACCACCAACCCAGTGATCCGTCGCAAAATCAACAAACTCTGCCTTGAGCAGGTGGGCGACATCTCCTGGCCCGAACACCTGACCATTTTCACCATCCCGGTAAGAATCGCCGTGCAGATGAACATCCCGCTCATTGTCTGGGGTGAGAACTCGCAAAACGAGAATGGAGGGCCAGCCACAGACGCCGAGAATCCCAACCTCACTCGGAGGTGGCTCGAAGAATTTGGCGGGCTGCTCGGCCTGCGCGTGACTGACCTGGTTGATCAGGAAGGCATCGAGAAAAAGCACCTCATCCCCTATACGTACCCGTCTGATGAAGAACTGGCACGCGTGGGCGTTACGGGCATCTTCCTCGGCTACTACAAGCCCTGGGACGGCTTGGCCAACGCGCTGGTTGCTGCTGCCCATGGGTTCGAGAGCAACCCGACCATTGTCGAAGGCTCCATCGTTAACTACGAGAACCTGGACAACCAGCAAATGCGCATCCACGACTACTTCAAGTTCCTGAAGTATGGCTACAGCCGCCCCACCGACTGGGCGTGCTGGCACATCCGCCGGGGCCGTCTCTCACGCGAGCAGGGACTCAAGCTCGTCAAGAAGCACGAGGGCAAATTCCCATGGAAATACCTCGGCTGCGACCTAGCTACCATCCTGGACGAGATCGGCATGACGTTGGATGAGTTCAAGGCTGTATGCGACCGCTTCACCAACAAAAAAATATTCAAGGTCGACCGGCGCGGCAATCTCGTCAGAGACGGTCAAGGCGATCTGATTCGACTCAACGACGATAACGTCTAG
- the pseI gene encoding pseudaminic acid synthase, giving the protein MPLFTPDTPVLVIAEMSANHGQDYDQAVRIIHAAHAAGADAVKIQTYTPDTITLDCDNEYFRIQGTIWEGRTLHELYGEAYTPWEWQPKLKAVADSLGLMLFSTPFDFTAVDFLEAMDVACHKIASFEIVDLPLIRKVAATGKPVILSTGMASEAEIEEAVAAFRTAGGTELVLLKCTSAYPAPPEEMNLRTIPYLAERFGVVAGLSDHTLGIDMPIAAVALGARVIEKHLCLSRDLGGPDAAFSLDPEEFAAMVRSVRNVEKGLGTVCFELTEKQKASAVFRRSLFATRDIGAGERLTPDNVRSVRPGHGLHPRHYEELLGKTARAAIRKGTPLSWELIA; this is encoded by the coding sequence ATGCCACTCTTCACGCCGGACACCCCGGTCCTCGTCATCGCCGAGATGAGCGCCAACCACGGCCAGGATTACGACCAGGCAGTAAGGATCATCCACGCGGCCCATGCCGCCGGGGCCGACGCCGTCAAGATCCAGACCTACACGCCGGACACCATCACCCTGGACTGCGACAACGAATACTTCCGCATCCAGGGAACCATCTGGGAGGGGCGCACCCTGCACGAGCTGTACGGCGAGGCATACACCCCCTGGGAATGGCAGCCGAAACTCAAGGCCGTGGCCGATTCCTTGGGATTGATGCTCTTCTCTACCCCGTTCGACTTCACCGCCGTGGACTTTCTGGAAGCGATGGACGTGGCCTGCCACAAGATAGCCTCTTTCGAAATCGTGGACCTGCCTCTCATCAGGAAGGTGGCGGCCACGGGTAAGCCGGTAATCCTATCCACAGGCATGGCCAGCGAGGCCGAGATCGAGGAAGCTGTGGCGGCCTTCAGAACCGCTGGCGGCACCGAGCTGGTCCTTCTCAAGTGTACCTCGGCCTATCCCGCGCCGCCCGAGGAGATGAACCTGAGGACCATCCCCTATCTGGCCGAGCGCTTTGGCGTGGTGGCCGGGCTGTCCGATCACACCCTGGGCATCGACATGCCTATCGCCGCCGTGGCCCTGGGCGCCCGGGTGATCGAGAAGCACCTCTGCCTCTCTCGCGATCTCGGCGGGCCGGACGCCGCTTTTTCCCTTGATCCCGAAGAGTTCGCGGCCATGGTCCGTAGCGTGCGCAACGTGGAAAAGGGCCTTGGCACCGTCTGCTTCGAACTGACCGAAAAGCAGAAGGCGAGCGCCGTGTTCCGCCGTTCCCTCTTTGCGACTCGCGACATCGGGGCTGGTGAGCGGCTGACCCCGGACAACGTCCGGTCCGTTCGCCCAGGCCACGGCCTGCACCCAAGACACTACGAAGAACTCCTGGGCAAGACGGCCCGGGCGGCCATCAGGAAGGGTACGCCCCTATCCTGGGAACTCATCGCATAA
- the pseG gene encoding UDP-2,4-diacetamido-2,4,6-trideoxy-beta-L-altropyranose hydrolase, with protein MIGTLTIRADSSPSMGTGHVMRMIALGQAWQDRGGRVRLIGSVGALEDRIRAEGFDFIAPNAPHPAPDDLALVSAHMRKGDWLAIDGYHFDSAYQQALIGAGFRTLVMDDICDRAPYFATALLNQNHGADAYQYEINADAALLLGTRFTLLRREFRTTGPVKSPAPQKAWNILVTLGGADPGNLTSAVLAAMASLKDDSLRVKVVAGAANPHLDRLRGDMTTLPCPTELLTDVRDMPGLMAWADLAVTAAGSTCWELCRMGVPMLALQAANNQESVCTGLNGIGAAICLDTNRALENIVSRLTMLMNAPDRRQVMSEAGMRAIDGCGALRVADHLYCTGLRLRPATQDDCQRTLDWRNRPDIRAQSFSNDRIAPKDHARWFAGKLNEPSCHLFIAEDDQGTPVGQFRFDLDGDEALVSLSTAPDRTGRGIGTAMTRLACQWLARNVPSARAVARVKPDNAASLSMFAKVGFRLVKTIWDERGEYHRLEL; from the coding sequence ATGATCGGCACACTCACCATCCGCGCCGACAGCTCGCCGAGCATGGGCACTGGCCACGTCATGCGCATGATTGCCCTGGGGCAGGCGTGGCAGGACCGTGGCGGCAGAGTCCGCCTCATCGGCTCTGTCGGCGCACTGGAAGACCGCATCCGCGCCGAGGGATTCGACTTCATTGCTCCAAACGCCCCCCATCCGGCCCCCGACGACCTCGCCCTGGTCTCTGCCCACATGCGAAAGGGCGACTGGCTGGCCATCGACGGCTACCACTTCGACTCCGCCTACCAGCAGGCGCTGATCGGGGCCGGATTCCGCACCCTGGTCATGGACGACATCTGCGACCGCGCCCCCTATTTCGCCACCGCCCTGCTCAACCAGAACCACGGGGCCGATGCCTACCAATACGAGATCAACGCGGACGCTGCCCTGCTTCTGGGCACACGCTTCACGCTGCTGCGGCGGGAATTCCGCACCACGGGACCGGTCAAATCACCGGCCCCGCAAAAGGCCTGGAACATCCTCGTCACCCTGGGCGGAGCCGATCCGGGCAACCTCACCAGCGCCGTGCTCGCGGCCATGGCCTCCCTCAAGGACGATTCGCTCCGGGTGAAGGTGGTGGCCGGTGCCGCAAACCCGCACCTGGACCGGCTCCGAGGCGACATGACCACCCTCCCCTGCCCGACGGAACTGCTGACCGATGTCCGGGACATGCCCGGGTTGATGGCCTGGGCCGACTTGGCCGTGACCGCCGCCGGCTCCACCTGCTGGGAACTCTGCCGCATGGGCGTACCCATGCTCGCCCTGCAAGCGGCCAACAATCAGGAGAGCGTCTGCACCGGGCTGAACGGGATCGGGGCCGCCATTTGCCTTGACACGAACAGGGCGTTGGAAAACATTGTCTCCAGATTGACGATGCTCATGAACGCTCCGGACAGGCGGCAGGTCATGAGCGAGGCCGGAATGCGGGCCATCGACGGCTGCGGCGCGTTGCGGGTGGCGGACCACCTCTACTGCACCGGACTCCGGCTGCGTCCCGCCACGCAGGATGACTGTCAGCGCACCCTTGACTGGCGAAACCGCCCCGACATCAGGGCGCAGTCCTTCTCCAATGATCGGATCGCCCCCAAGGACCATGCTCGGTGGTTCGCAGGCAAGCTTAACGAGCCATCCTGCCACCTGTTCATCGCCGAGGACGACCAGGGAACGCCTGTCGGGCAATTCCGCTTCGATCTCGACGGGGACGAAGCCCTTGTCAGCTTGAGCACTGCCCCGGACAGGACCGGACGCGGCATCGGCACGGCCATGACCCGGCTCGCCTGCCAGTGGCTGGCCCGCAATGTCCCATCGGCCAGGGCCGTGGCCCGGGTCAAGCCGGACAATGCCGCATCTCTCTCCATGTTCGCCAAGGTGGGATTCAGGCTCGTGAAAACGATCTGGGACGAACGCGGCGAATACCATCGCCTGGAACTGTGA
- the pseF gene encoding pseudaminic acid cytidylyltransferase: MIIAVIPARGGSKRIPRKNIRDFCGKPIIAYSIKTALATGLFDSIIVSTDDETIAEIARTYGAETPFTRPSHLADNFTGTTPVLRHALEWCLDNGRKVEAVCGLYATAPFILPRDLIQGHAALTMAPASFAVTTFPYPIQRGLSRNENGRMSLLWPEHSQTRSQDLPEAFHDCGQFYWANATFLLSGKEFMDGEAIGVHIPRHRVQDIDTEEDWVRAETMYRVLKEIGEL, translated from the coding sequence ATGATCATTGCCGTGATCCCGGCTCGTGGCGGCTCCAAGCGCATTCCCCGCAAGAACATCCGGGACTTTTGCGGCAAGCCGATCATCGCGTATTCCATCAAGACAGCACTGGCGACCGGCCTGTTTGACTCAATCATCGTTTCCACTGATGACGAAACCATTGCCGAGATTGCTCGTACCTATGGCGCTGAGACTCCATTTACCCGCCCTTCCCATCTGGCTGACAATTTTACTGGTACTACACCTGTCCTTCGTCACGCGCTTGAATGGTGCCTGGACAACGGGCGAAAGGTCGAGGCTGTTTGCGGCTTGTACGCCACCGCCCCGTTCATCCTGCCTCGCGACCTCATCCAAGGCCATGCAGCGCTGACCATGGCCCCGGCCTCATTCGCCGTGACGACTTTCCCCTACCCCATCCAACGGGGCCTGAGCCGAAACGAGAACGGCCGCATGTCTCTGCTCTGGCCCGAACACAGCCAGACCCGCTCTCAGGATCTGCCCGAGGCATTTCACGACTGCGGCCAATTCTACTGGGCGAACGCCACCTTTCTGCTCTCGGGCAAAGAATTCATGGACGGAGAGGCCATAGGCGTCCACATCCCACGCCACCGGGTACAGGACATTGACACCGAAGAGGACTGGGTGCGCGCCGAAACCATGTATCGAGTCCTCAAGGAAATCGGTGAATTATGA
- the pseC gene encoding UDP-4-amino-4,6-dideoxy-N-acetyl-beta-L-altrosamine transaminase, translated as MRKIPYGKQSITEDDIQAVTEALKSDFLTTGPRVPEFESAVAAYCGARYGVAVANGTAALHAAMFALGIGPGDEVVLPPMTFAATANCVLYMGATPVFADVCPDTLLINPDRVRERITTRTRAIIGVDYAGQPGDWDALRKLADERGLSLVADGCHAIGASIDSRKVGTLADMTVFSFHPVKHVTTGEGGMIMTDRDDFDQRLRLFRNHGITTDARSREETGQWFYEMTDLGYNYRLTDIQAALGTSQMRRLPEFLARRREIAAFYDNQFAGTPVRPLAVREGVEHAYHLYVVRISDRDRVFTEIRAAGIGAQVHYIPVHLHPYYRSTLGTGEGLCPVAEEAYRQILSIPMFPTMTAGDKEHVVKTMLELA; from the coding sequence ATGCGCAAGATTCCATACGGCAAACAGTCCATAACTGAAGACGACATCCAGGCCGTGACCGAGGCCTTGAAGTCCGACTTCCTCACCACGGGCCCCCGGGTGCCTGAATTCGAGTCCGCTGTGGCCGCTTACTGTGGCGCACGTTATGGCGTGGCCGTGGCCAACGGCACCGCCGCCCTGCACGCCGCCATGTTCGCCTTGGGCATCGGCCCCGGCGACGAGGTCGTCCTCCCGCCCATGACCTTTGCGGCCACGGCCAACTGCGTGCTGTACATGGGGGCCACCCCGGTATTCGCCGATGTCTGCCCGGATACCCTGCTCATCAATCCCGACAGGGTCAGGGAGCGGATCACCACCAGGACCAGAGCGATAATAGGCGTGGACTACGCCGGGCAGCCCGGCGATTGGGACGCCTTGCGCAAACTTGCGGATGAGCGCGGACTCTCCCTGGTGGCTGATGGCTGCCACGCCATCGGAGCGTCCATTGACAGCCGTAAAGTGGGCACCCTGGCCGACATGACCGTCTTTTCCTTCCACCCCGTCAAGCATGTGACCACGGGCGAAGGCGGCATGATAATGACCGACCGTGACGACTTCGACCAACGCCTGCGCCTCTTTCGCAACCACGGCATCACCACGGACGCCCGCTCCCGCGAGGAGACGGGCCAGTGGTTCTACGAAATGACCGACCTTGGCTACAACTACCGCCTGACCGACATCCAGGCGGCACTGGGCACCAGCCAGATGCGCAGACTACCGGAATTTCTGGCCCGGCGGCGCGAGATCGCGGCCTTTTACGACAATCAGTTTGCGGGAACTCCGGTCCGCCCCCTCGCTGTGCGCGAGGGTGTAGAACACGCCTACCATCTCTATGTGGTCCGCATATCTGATCGCGACCGTGTCTTCACCGAAATCCGGGCGGCGGGCATCGGTGCGCAGGTGCACTACATTCCTGTTCACCTGCACCCCTACTACCGCAGCACCCTGGGAACCGGCGAGGGGTTGTGCCCGGTGGCGGAAGAAGCGTACCGGCAAATTCTTTCGATCCCCATGTTCCCAACCATGACCGCTGGCGATAAGGAACACGTTGTCAAAACCATGCTGGAGCTTGCATGA
- the pseB gene encoding UDP-N-acetylglucosamine 4,6-dehydratase (inverting), whose product MLDGKTILITGGTGSFGKRFVQIVLERYKPKKLIVFSRDELKQFEMAQDFPPGKFGALRFFIGDVRDKERLYRACRDVEIIVHAAAMKQVPASEYNPTEAIKTNINGAQNLINVAADVGVEKIVALSTDKAVAPCNLYGATKLASDKLFVAANGFAVGPKYSVVRYGNVLGSRGSVVPFFLKKRQEGVLPITDPRMTRFWITLDEGVQMVLDAIEHAAGGEIFVPRIPSMKITDLAEAIAPGCKTEVVGIRPGEKLHECMIPAEDSRNVVMNDRGYVILPDTGVFDYQGNASNMRRVPEGFAYSSDTNDMWISVEELRAILVQQGFSL is encoded by the coding sequence ATGCTTGACGGAAAAACAATTCTGATCACCGGAGGCACCGGCTCCTTCGGAAAACGCTTCGTGCAGATCGTCTTGGAACGGTACAAGCCGAAAAAACTTATCGTCTTCAGCCGCGACGAACTCAAACAGTTTGAAATGGCCCAAGACTTTCCACCGGGTAAATTTGGGGCGCTTCGCTTCTTCATCGGCGATGTGCGCGACAAGGAAAGGCTCTACCGCGCCTGCCGTGACGTGGAGATCATAGTTCATGCCGCAGCCATGAAGCAGGTTCCGGCCTCGGAATACAACCCCACCGAAGCCATCAAGACCAACATCAACGGGGCGCAGAACCTCATCAACGTGGCCGCCGACGTCGGCGTGGAAAAGATTGTGGCCCTATCGACAGATAAGGCCGTGGCTCCGTGCAACCTCTACGGTGCCACCAAGCTCGCCTCGGACAAGCTTTTCGTGGCGGCCAACGGCTTTGCCGTTGGGCCAAAATACTCGGTGGTTCGCTACGGCAATGTCCTGGGCAGCCGGGGCAGCGTGGTCCCCTTCTTTTTGAAAAAACGCCAGGAAGGCGTCCTGCCCATCACCGACCCGCGCATGACCAGGTTCTGGATCACCCTGGACGAGGGCGTCCAGATGGTTCTCGACGCCATCGAGCATGCAGCGGGCGGCGAAATATTCGTCCCACGCATCCCGAGCATGAAGATCACCGACTTGGCCGAGGCCATCGCCCCTGGCTGCAAGACCGAGGTTGTGGGCATCCGTCCGGGAGAAAAACTTCACGAATGCATGATTCCGGCCGAGGACTCGCGCAATGTGGTCATGAACGACAGGGGCTACGTCATCCTGCCCGATACCGGGGTCTTCGATTACCAAGGAAACGCTTCCAACATGCGCCGCGTCCCCGAGGGCTTCGCCTACAGCTCCGACACCAACGACATGTGGATAAGCGTCGAGGAACTGAGAGCAATCCTTGTTCAGCAGGGCTTCTCGCTGTAA
- a CDS encoding lysylphosphatidylglycerol synthase transmembrane domain-containing protein: protein MKKWLVPLALFIAGVTLFIGVARLSEYSWGPVLTTLKSVDPTLAILTLALLSGVFLCAAMKWRIVTEAQCGPSGSLFFYFRYISLAVLVGQVFPLSLTNSSIRIYALKRQANHGIMTTAGLFLWDQLFDFIALSILMCIGVVYVFGNLPLVMTLGLVLGSGFCIIAGMNLLTATIQITIKLLCSWERIPEKKRIRLGQLTSDLLSVQVARKLFSLAMIKYMLSAAVYTCLFSLCGLHTMLFDIYWAAPTAEMAGVLSQMPGGLGALDWTWVGALKTNGLDAKGAAIAVLSMRFLLSSAYVIVTGTIWGVHFVRSKKFIS, encoded by the coding sequence GTGAAGAAATGGCTCGTCCCACTGGCTCTATTCATTGCAGGAGTCACGCTTTTTATTGGAGTTGCCAGGCTTTCTGAGTATTCCTGGGGTCCTGTCTTGACGACGCTCAAATCCGTCGACCCAACCTTGGCCATACTTACCCTGGCACTGCTCTCTGGAGTTTTTCTATGTGCTGCCATGAAGTGGCGCATTGTAACCGAAGCTCAATGCGGCCCAAGTGGTTCCCTGTTCTTCTATTTTCGGTATATTTCTCTGGCAGTGCTTGTGGGACAGGTCTTCCCGCTATCGCTGACCAACTCTTCAATTCGGATTTATGCGTTAAAACGTCAAGCAAACCATGGCATCATGACTACTGCAGGTCTGTTTCTATGGGACCAACTCTTCGACTTTATCGCACTCTCCATACTTATGTGCATCGGCGTGGTCTATGTATTTGGCAACCTGCCACTCGTAATGACGTTAGGTCTCGTTCTCGGAAGTGGGTTTTGCATCATTGCCGGAATGAACCTACTGACGGCAACCATTCAGATCACAATTAAACTGTTGTGTTCATGGGAACGAATTCCAGAAAAGAAACGCATTAGGCTCGGCCAACTAACCTCTGACCTCCTAAGCGTTCAAGTGGCTCGCAAGCTCTTCTCTTTGGCGATGATCAAATACATGCTTAGCGCAGCAGTATATACCTGCCTCTTCTCCCTCTGCGGCCTGCACACCATGTTATTTGATATTTACTGGGCCGCTCCCACGGCAGAAATGGCAGGCGTACTCAGTCAGATGCCAGGCGGGCTAGGCGCACTCGACTGGACTTGGGTGGGCGCACTCAAAACCAACGGATTGGATGCCAAAGGTGCGGCTATTGCGGTTTTATCCATGCGCTTCCTTCTTTCAAGCGCCTATGTCATTGTCACTGGCACAATCTGGGGCGTTCATTTCGTTCGCAGCAAAAAATTCATATCATAA
- a CDS encoding glycosyltransferase family 4 protein, with protein MLTNLFPPVATGSSIHSSKLAMNLVKRGVDVTVFTAHLDKTSPRHEVIEGVDVYRVPCIRLPKLPIAVNFPWLSLTMLPGNLAYMRGVLESRNCQLLHVHNHMFDMAFHGALLSRKLKLPMVLTIHSIIRHPVPLYNTVLKAADSTLLKFAVVRRANAVVDLDNSCTRYLASRFGRNDGELIPLAVDLPAKADPVDVEMIRDKYGLKDKKVLLSVGHLHHLRNRLSLIRGFKMVLEAMPECKMLIVGARNYQPTIELVRELGLESHVIFTGKQPHHLIPAFMEACDVHSMWFDLDPEGRNSLANANIEAMYYGKPVMGMLDINAYGEGVLRDWENIVITPFRDPEPHIASSLLKLFRDPELAQSIGNNAREMALETFNWDRVTEKHQELYRSVIG; from the coding sequence ATGCTCACCAACCTGTTCCCCCCCGTGGCGACAGGTTCTTCCATTCATTCCAGCAAGCTTGCCATGAATCTGGTCAAGCGGGGCGTAGACGTAACCGTCTTTACTGCACATCTGGATAAGACATCTCCCCGCCACGAGGTTATTGAGGGCGTGGATGTCTATCGCGTTCCCTGCATCCGTCTTCCAAAACTGCCTATTGCGGTCAACTTTCCCTGGCTTAGCCTGACCATGTTGCCCGGCAACCTCGCATACATGCGCGGGGTGCTGGAAAGCAGGAATTGCCAATTGCTCCATGTTCACAACCACATGTTCGACATGGCTTTTCATGGTGCTCTTCTTTCTCGCAAGCTCAAATTGCCTATGGTTTTGACTATCCACTCCATCATCCGGCATCCGGTTCCCCTCTACAATACCGTGCTCAAAGCAGCGGATTCGACCCTGCTCAAATTCGCTGTTGTACGCCGGGCGAACGCCGTGGTGGACTTGGACAACTCATGTACCCGATACCTCGCCAGTCGCTTTGGACGCAATGACGGCGAGCTGATCCCGCTGGCTGTCGATCTTCCGGCCAAGGCAGACCCCGTCGACGTGGAAATGATCCGCGACAAATACGGACTCAAAGACAAAAAAGTGCTTCTTTCGGTTGGCCATCTGCACCATTTGCGAAACCGCCTGTCTCTCATACGCGGGTTTAAAATGGTTTTGGAAGCAATGCCGGAATGCAAAATGCTCATAGTAGGTGCACGGAACTACCAACCCACCATAGAACTGGTGCGAGAACTAGGCCTTGAATCACACGTAATATTTACCGGGAAACAGCCTCACCATCTTATCCCGGCTTTCATGGAGGCGTGCGACGTTCACTCCATGTGGTTCGACCTTGACCCGGAAGGACGAAACTCCCTGGCCAACGCCAACATTGAGGCGATGTATTATGGCAAGCCCGTCATGGGGATGCTTGACATCAATGCCTACGGTGAAGGAGTTCTCAGGGATTGGGAGAACATCGTGATTACCCCTTTCCGCGATCCTGAGCCCCACATTGCCTCCTCCCTGCTCAAACTTTTTCGCGACCCGGAACTGGCACAGAGCATCGGAAACAACGCCCGAGAGATGGCCCTTGAGACATTCAACTGGGATCGCGTCACTGAAAAGCATCAAGAGTTATACCGATCCGTGATTGGATAG
- a CDS encoding DegT/DnrJ/EryC1/StrS family aminotransferase encodes MNKIEFFRHNVGNEEIDSVVETLRGIFLTTGPKTRLFEEKFAQYLGAEYCLGTTSCTISLFLALKALGIGEGDEVLVPSMTFISTANAVVQCGATPIFVDSEPKTGNIDAAKVATAITGRTKAIIPVHLYGQMADMKAINEIAARHNLAIVEDCAHTIEGSRDGIVPGQLSDAACFSFYATKNITSGEGGAIVTNDKDLAEKIQILRLHGMSKSAADRYTAKYQHWDMAELGWKANMSDIQAALLLHQLERIDERLARKEAICQRYQAAFSEAGIEFPIVLDNTKHSRHLFTIWAPRGKRDDMLGLLQDNGIGVAVNFRAVHGLTYYAARPECSPHPLPVAEEIGDRTITIPMYVRLTDQEVEQVITAVISAYNRLN; translated from the coding sequence ATGAACAAGATCGAATTTTTCCGGCATAATGTCGGCAACGAGGAGATCGACTCTGTCGTCGAAACGCTCAGAGGGATATTCCTGACCACCGGACCAAAGACCCGGCTGTTTGAGGAAAAGTTCGCCCAATATCTGGGTGCAGAATATTGCTTGGGCACCACCAGTTGCACGATTTCATTGTTTCTTGCCCTCAAAGCGTTGGGAATAGGGGAAGGCGACGAAGTTCTTGTACCGTCCATGACCTTCATCTCGACAGCAAACGCCGTGGTTCAATGCGGCGCAACACCGATTTTTGTCGATTCAGAACCGAAAACGGGCAATATTGACGCAGCAAAGGTTGCAACGGCCATTACCGGACGGACCAAGGCAATCATCCCAGTGCATCTTTACGGCCAAATGGCGGACATGAAAGCGATCAACGAAATCGCTGCACGGCACAACCTCGCCATTGTCGAAGATTGCGCCCACACCATAGAGGGTAGCCGTGACGGCATCGTTCCAGGCCAGCTCTCAGATGCCGCATGCTTCTCCTTCTATGCCACCAAGAATATCACCTCTGGCGAGGGTGGAGCCATTGTCACCAATGACAAAGATCTTGCTGAGAAGATACAAATCCTTCGCTTGCACGGCATGAGCAAATCCGCCGCTGACCGCTATACGGCCAAGTACCAACATTGGGATATGGCCGAACTTGGCTGGAAGGCAAACATGTCTGACATCCAGGCTGCCCTGCTCCTGCACCAACTAGAACGTATCGATGAAAGGCTGGCACGAAAGGAAGCAATTTGCCAGCGATACCAAGCCGCTTTTTCCGAAGCGGGCATTGAATTCCCCATTGTTCTCGACAATACCAAACACTCACGCCACCTGTTCACAATATGGGCTCCGCGTGGAAAGCGCGATGACATGCTTGGCCTGCTACAGGACAATGGAATCGGTGTCGCAGTCAACTTCCGCGCCGTTCATGGCCTGACCTACTACGCCGCCCGCCCTGAATGTTCGCCCCATCCCCTGCCCGTTGCCGAGGAAATAGGTGATCGCACCATTACCATTCCCATGTACGTGCGGCTGACGGACCAGGAAGTCGAGCAGGTCATTACAGCGGTGATTTCCGCCTATAACAGACTAAACTAA